Proteins encoded by one window of Tunturibacter psychrotolerans:
- a CDS encoding outer membrane beta-barrel protein — MKRHFLIGCFACVLSLTLWSHGQAVPTASREGSAQIGVGATFISPDYTQKYIKGISVYGNYDIGQHLGVEGDIHISVSTPGTISENSYLLGPRYKWHYKRFEPYAKVLLGFGRFGFQSDSSVAAATFTYFQFAPGGGLDIRATRHINVRAFDVEFQKWPGFDSHGLSPIAYTIGVAYTLR; from the coding sequence TTGAAGCGGCATTTTCTCATCGGCTGTTTTGCCTGCGTCCTCAGTCTGACTCTCTGGTCACACGGTCAAGCCGTTCCTACCGCCTCTCGTGAGGGCTCGGCGCAGATTGGCGTCGGAGCAACCTTCATCAGTCCCGACTATACTCAGAAGTACATAAAGGGTATTTCCGTCTACGGCAACTACGATATCGGTCAACACCTGGGAGTCGAAGGCGACATTCACATTTCCGTCAGCACTCCCGGCACTATCAGCGAAAACTCTTACCTGCTTGGTCCACGGTATAAATGGCATTACAAACGTTTTGAGCCCTACGCCAAGGTGCTGCTGGGCTTCGGTCGCTTCGGCTTCCAATCCGACAGCTCTGTAGCAGCGGCGACCTTCACCTACTTCCAATTTGCGCCCGGTGGCGGTCTGGACATACGCGCAACTCGACACATCAACGTGAGAGCATTCGACGTTGAGTTTCAGAAGTGGCCCGGATTCGATTCTCACGGGCTTTCCCCTATCGCTTACACAATTGGTGTTGCTTATACCCTGCGCTAG
- a CDS encoding outer membrane beta-barrel protein: MLTKVVIFLGLLGATSMLSAQATPTATRAGALKIGGGFSTADSDYGNRFNGGAAYFDFDFLPHIGLTGEFHFVKDQNDLYEKTYEIGGRYFREYRRFVPYGKVLYGRGVFNFPVNPDGFRANLAYNLIAAGVGTDYKLKPYLYLRADWEYQQWFDFAGSSLTPNIITVGAAYHFR; this comes from the coding sequence GTGCTGACAAAGGTTGTTATTTTTCTGGGCCTGTTGGGGGCCACATCCATGCTGAGCGCGCAAGCCACTCCCACAGCAACTCGCGCGGGAGCTCTCAAGATCGGTGGCGGCTTTTCCACGGCCGACTCCGACTATGGGAATCGATTCAATGGTGGTGCAGCTTACTTCGACTTCGATTTTCTTCCCCACATTGGCCTGACTGGCGAGTTTCATTTCGTCAAAGACCAAAATGATCTCTACGAGAAAACTTACGAGATTGGCGGCCGCTACTTCCGTGAATATCGCCGGTTCGTTCCTTACGGCAAAGTCCTCTACGGGCGCGGGGTCTTCAACTTTCCTGTCAACCCTGACGGATTTCGAGCGAACCTCGCCTACAATCTCATCGCTGCCGGCGTAGGCACAGACTACAAACTGAAGCCCTACCTCTATCTCCGAGCGGATTGGGAGTACCAGCAATGGTTCGACTTCGCAGGCTCCAGTCTTACCCCTAACATCATTACGGTAGGTGCGGCGTATCACTTCCGGTAG